The following coding sequences are from one Thermostaphylospora chromogena window:
- a CDS encoding ABC transporter ATP-binding protein: MTAQAVQTQTPPVNDRAAVIELRQVSRWYGNVVAVNNVTMTIGPGVTGLLGPNGAGKSTLLHMMAGFLAPSNGTVTLDGRPIWRNHEIYRRIGLVPEREAVYGFLTGRQFVLSSARLHRLPDPEAAALRALETVEMTHAADRRIETYSKGMRQRVKVAAAMVHDPAVLLLDEPFNGMDPRQRLHLMDLVRQMGEDGKTILFSSHILEEVERVAGQIEVIVAGRHAASGDFREIRRRMTDRPHLFKVRSSDDRRLASALIADGSCGAVSLTDDGLEVRAVDYRRFTRLLPRLARDADVRLWQVSPADEDLESVFSYLISRSGR; this comes from the coding sequence ATGACCGCGCAAGCCGTACAGACACAGACGCCACCGGTCAACGACCGCGCCGCCGTCATCGAACTGCGGCAGGTGTCGCGGTGGTATGGGAACGTCGTCGCGGTGAACAACGTCACGATGACGATCGGTCCCGGTGTGACCGGGCTGCTCGGCCCCAACGGGGCCGGCAAGTCCACGCTGCTGCACATGATGGCCGGCTTCCTCGCGCCGTCCAACGGCACGGTGACGCTCGACGGGCGGCCGATCTGGCGCAACCACGAGATCTACCGCCGCATCGGCCTGGTGCCGGAGCGGGAGGCCGTCTACGGGTTCCTCACCGGACGGCAGTTCGTGCTCTCCAGCGCCCGGCTCCACCGGCTTCCCGACCCCGAAGCCGCCGCGCTCCGCGCGCTGGAGACGGTCGAGATGACCCACGCCGCCGACCGGCGGATCGAAACCTACTCCAAAGGCATGCGGCAGCGGGTCAAGGTCGCCGCGGCCATGGTGCACGATCCCGCCGTGCTGCTGCTGGACGAGCCGTTCAACGGCATGGACCCCCGGCAGCGCCTGCACCTGATGGACCTCGTGCGCCAGATGGGGGAGGACGGCAAGACCATCCTGTTCAGCTCGCACATCCTGGAAGAGGTCGAACGGGTCGCCGGGCAGATCGAAGTGATCGTCGCCGGGCGGCACGCCGCCTCCGGCGACTTCCGGGAGATCCGCAGGCGGATGACCGACCGGCCGCACCTGTTCAAGGTGCGTTCCAGCGACGACCGCCGGCTGGCCTCCGCGCTGATCGCCGACGGGTCCTGCGGCGCGGTCTCCCTCACCGACGACGGCCTGGAGGTACGGGCCGTCGACTACCGGCGCTTCACCCGGCTCCTCCCCCGTCTGGCCCGGGACGCCGACGTCCGCCTCTGGCAGGTGAGCCCGGCCGACGAGGACCTGGAGAGCGTCTTCTCCTACCTGATCTCCCGGAGCGGCCGATGA
- a CDS encoding ABC transporter permease has translation MTATPTSEPTGVIHDIGYRNYDGPRLGRRPTVTALALHSLRAVFGLGRPARAKIMPVLLTTTMMFPAVVSIVVMAVAQEPGLPYPQFTIYMQAVPAIFLASQAPTLVAPDLRHKVLPLYFSRPVTVNDYVIAKLAAMIAAVFLLLATPLIVTYIGELLINPPGPTHTGEFLGSLVTCLIYGMLLGSISVAIAALSPRRGIGVASVIALYLFASAVSGMLYGLLTVTGNESTAPWANLINPFHLVGGVQHWLFGHDPGVAYPDGAGGPVAALGVLVLIAVSVGVLILRYRRAASA, from the coding sequence ATGACCGCGACACCGACTTCCGAACCCACCGGTGTCATCCACGACATCGGCTACCGCAACTACGACGGGCCCCGCCTGGGCCGCCGTCCGACCGTGACCGCGCTGGCCCTGCACAGCCTGCGGGCCGTCTTCGGTCTCGGCCGTCCCGCACGTGCCAAGATCATGCCGGTCTTGCTCACCACGACGATGATGTTCCCGGCCGTGGTGTCCATCGTCGTCATGGCGGTGGCGCAGGAACCCGGCCTCCCCTACCCCCAGTTCACGATCTACATGCAGGCGGTGCCGGCCATCTTCCTGGCCTCCCAGGCGCCCACCCTGGTCGCGCCCGACCTGCGGCACAAGGTGCTTCCGCTCTACTTCTCCCGCCCGGTGACGGTGAACGACTACGTCATCGCGAAGCTGGCGGCCATGATCGCGGCAGTGTTCCTGCTGCTCGCCACACCGCTGATCGTCACGTACATCGGTGAGCTGCTGATCAACCCGCCGGGGCCGACGCATACCGGCGAGTTCCTCGGCTCACTGGTCACCTGCCTGATCTACGGGATGCTGCTGGGCAGCATAAGCGTGGCCATAGCCGCGCTCTCCCCGCGCCGCGGCATCGGCGTCGCCTCCGTCATCGCCCTCTACCTGTTCGCCTCGGCCGTCTCGGGGATGCTGTACGGCCTGCTCACCGTGACCGGCAACGAGAGCACCGCGCCGTGGGCCAACCTGATCAACCCGTTCCACCTCGTGGGCGGGGTACAGCACTGGCTGTTCGGCCACGACCCGGGTGTGGCCTATCCCGACGGCGCCGGCGGCCCGGTCGCCGCGCTCGGTGTGCTCGTGCTGATCGCGGTGTCGGTCGGCGTCCTGATCCTGCGATACCGGAGGGCTGCCTCGGCATGA
- a CDS encoding ABC transporter ATP-binding protein, whose translation MRSSTIITTDELSKRYPRVTALDRLTVDIGPGVTGLVGANGAGKSTLIKILLGLLVPSGGRAEVLGMDVVTRGPDIRKVVGYMPEHDCLPPDVSATEFVVHMAQMSGLPRTAARERAADTLRHVGLYEERYRPIGGYSTGMKQRVKLAQALVHDPRLVFLDEPTNGLDPQGRDEMLDLIRRIGTEFGISVLVTSHLLGELERVCDHVIVIDGGRLLRSSALSEFTQATQNVSVEVEEGQQALADRLMDAGETVTVHGRRLTVLVRSPQTYDTIRDAVCDLDLHLIRLEQNRQRIEDVFRGSAAEPVPSHSEPAAVPAAPSPSSSPTTEQARG comes from the coding sequence ATGCGCAGCTCGACCATCATCACGACCGATGAGCTGTCCAAGCGCTACCCGCGCGTGACGGCGCTCGACCGGCTCACGGTCGATATCGGCCCGGGGGTCACCGGCCTGGTCGGCGCCAACGGCGCGGGCAAGTCCACGCTCATCAAGATCCTGCTGGGCCTGCTCGTACCCTCCGGAGGCCGTGCCGAGGTCCTCGGCATGGACGTCGTCACCCGCGGACCGGACATCCGCAAGGTGGTGGGCTACATGCCCGAGCACGACTGCCTGCCTCCCGACGTGTCCGCCACCGAGTTCGTCGTGCACATGGCCCAGATGTCGGGACTACCGCGCACGGCCGCCCGCGAACGCGCCGCTGACACGCTGCGCCATGTGGGCTTGTACGAGGAGCGCTACCGTCCCATCGGAGGCTACTCCACGGGCATGAAACAGCGGGTCAAGCTGGCCCAGGCGCTCGTCCACGACCCTCGGCTGGTGTTCCTCGACGAGCCCACCAACGGCCTGGACCCCCAAGGCCGCGACGAGATGCTCGACCTGATCCGGCGTATCGGCACCGAGTTCGGGATCAGCGTGCTGGTCACCTCCCACCTGCTCGGCGAGCTGGAACGGGTGTGCGATCACGTGATCGTCATCGACGGCGGGCGGCTGCTGCGGTCCTCGGCCCTGTCCGAGTTCACCCAGGCCACGCAGAACGTGAGCGTCGAGGTGGAGGAGGGGCAGCAGGCGCTGGCCGACCGGCTGATGGACGCCGGGGAGACCGTCACCGTCCACGGCCGCCGGCTGACCGTGCTGGTGCGCAGCCCGCAGACCTACGACACGATCCGCGACGCCGTGTGCGACCTCGACCTCCACCTGATCCGGCTGGAGCAGAACCGACAGCGCATCGAGGACGTCTTCCGCGGCTCGGCCGCCGAACCCGTCCCGTCGCACTCCGAACCGGCCGCCGTCCCGGCCGCCCCCTCCCCGTCTTCCTCTCCGACCACAGAACAGGCCCGCGGATGA
- the coaA gene encoding type I pantothenate kinase encodes MVNGSPALTSPYVELSREQWRALRENTPLTLTAEELEELRGVDDPIDLTEVTDIYLPLTRLLNLHFTGARQRSAAVSAFLGERAAPPPYILGIAGSVAVGKSTTARLLHTLLARWPEHPRVELITTDSFLYPNQVLAERGLTHRKGFPESYDRRALVRFVADVKAGVPEVTAPVYSHLEYDIVPGATQTIKRPDILIVEGLNVLQPAPPTSLAVCDFFDFSIYVDAKVEYIREWYVERFHKLRRTAFADPKSYFRHIADLSEEEATAFARQVWREVNERNLVENIAPTRARAQLVLQKGPDHAVRRVRLRRT; translated from the coding sequence ATGGTCAACGGGTCACCGGCGCTCACATCGCCGTACGTCGAGCTGAGCAGGGAACAGTGGCGCGCCCTGCGCGAGAACACGCCGCTCACGCTGACCGCCGAGGAGCTGGAGGAGCTGCGCGGCGTGGACGACCCGATCGACCTCACCGAGGTGACCGACATCTACCTGCCGCTGACCCGGCTGCTCAACCTGCACTTCACCGGGGCCAGACAGCGCAGCGCGGCGGTCAGCGCCTTCCTCGGCGAACGCGCCGCGCCCCCTCCGTACATCCTCGGCATCGCCGGCAGCGTCGCCGTCGGCAAGTCGACGACCGCACGGCTGCTGCACACGCTGCTCGCCCGCTGGCCGGAGCACCCCCGCGTCGAGCTGATCACCACCGACAGCTTCCTCTACCCCAACCAGGTGCTGGCCGAGCGCGGCCTCACCCACCGCAAAGGGTTTCCGGAAAGCTACGACCGGCGGGCGCTGGTCAGGTTCGTGGCCGACGTGAAGGCGGGCGTACCCGAGGTGACCGCGCCCGTCTACAGCCACCTGGAGTACGACATCGTCCCCGGCGCCACCCAGACGATCAAACGGCCGGACATCCTGATCGTCGAGGGCCTCAACGTGCTCCAGCCCGCGCCGCCCACCTCCCTGGCGGTCTGCGACTTCTTCGACTTCTCCATCTACGTGGACGCCAAGGTCGAGTACATCCGCGAGTGGTACGTGGAACGCTTCCACAAGCTCCGCCGCACGGCCTTCGCCGATCCCAAGTCATACTTCCGGCACATCGCCGACCTTTCGGAAGAGGAGGCCACCGCCTTCGCCAGGCAGGTGTGGCGCGAGGTCAACGAGCGCAACCTCGTGGAGAACATCGCCCCGACCCGCGCCCGCGCCCAGCTCGTCCTGCAGAAAGGCCCTGATCACGCCGTTCGCAGAGTACGGCTGCGCCGTACCTGA
- a CDS encoding holo-ACP synthase, with amino-acid sequence MIVGIGVDVVDLARFTAALERTPGLLERLFTEAERGRPPRSLAARFAAKEAVAKALGGPPGLSHREAEVRTGEHGRPELHVSGRAAQVAAELGVRRWHLSLSHDGGVAVAYVIAEG; translated from the coding sequence GTGATCGTGGGGATCGGGGTCGACGTGGTGGATCTGGCGCGGTTCACCGCCGCGTTGGAGCGTACGCCCGGGCTGCTGGAGCGCCTGTTCACCGAGGCGGAGCGAGGTCGTCCTCCGCGGTCGCTCGCGGCGCGCTTCGCCGCCAAGGAGGCGGTCGCCAAGGCGCTCGGGGGGCCGCCGGGTCTGTCGCACCGCGAGGCGGAGGTCCGCACGGGTGAGCACGGCAGGCCCGAGCTGCACGTGTCGGGCCGTGCGGCGCAGGTCGCCGCCGAGCTGGGCGTGCGGCGCTGGCACCTGTCGCTGAGCCATGACGGCGGTGTCGCCGTCGCCTACGTGATCGCCGAGGGGTGA
- a CDS encoding NAD(P)H-hydrate dehydratase, with translation MRTAYTSDQIRAAEAALMARLPEGTLMQRAAAGLAAVCARLLTDRCGRVYGSRVVVLAGSGDNGGDALYAGARLARRGAAVRAVLAGSRVHREGLAALVRAGGRADPYAADETRRILDRADLVVDGLVGIGGAGALREPYAELADMVNDAPGTIVAVDVPSGVDASTGRVAGAAVRAHVTVTFGAYKTGLLVDPGAEHAGAVEAVDIGLGPYLPDPDVAALTAADVVDLLPRPRAESDKYRRGVVGIAAGSERFTGAAVLAVGGALRGGVGMVRYAGPATPAAYVRSRWPEAVVTPLEHARDITRAGRVQAWVLGPGLGTDDTALELARSVLASDVPVLMDADALTLAAAHRRLLHRDAPVLITPHAGELARLLGVPRERIEAERLEYARAAAAELGVTVLLKGSTTLVAEQHRPVRINTTGTPWLAAAGTGDVLSGLAGALLAGGLSCYDAASCAAYLHGVAGRVAASGAPIAAGDVAEAIPAAVRSLVQQDGVPEPGTTGRPHQVGTPAKLKG, from the coding sequence ATGCGCACCGCTTACACCTCTGATCAGATCCGGGCCGCGGAGGCGGCCCTGATGGCTCGTCTTCCCGAGGGGACGCTGATGCAGCGTGCCGCCGCCGGCCTTGCCGCCGTCTGCGCGCGCCTGCTCACCGACCGGTGCGGCAGGGTGTACGGCTCGCGCGTGGTCGTCTTGGCCGGTAGCGGCGACAACGGCGGCGACGCGCTGTACGCGGGGGCGCGGCTGGCCCGTCGCGGCGCCGCGGTGCGCGCGGTCCTGGCGGGTTCACGCGTTCACCGGGAAGGGCTGGCCGCGCTGGTGCGGGCCGGCGGCCGGGCGGACCCCTACGCGGCGGACGAGACGCGGCGGATCCTGGACCGGGCCGACCTGGTGGTGGACGGCCTGGTGGGGATCGGCGGGGCGGGGGCGCTGCGGGAGCCGTACGCGGAGCTGGCCGACATGGTGAACGACGCTCCGGGGACGATCGTCGCGGTGGACGTGCCCAGCGGTGTGGACGCGAGCACCGGACGGGTGGCGGGCGCGGCGGTCCGCGCGCACGTCACGGTGACGTTCGGCGCGTACAAGACGGGGCTGCTCGTCGATCCGGGAGCCGAGCACGCCGGGGCGGTGGAGGCGGTGGACATCGGGCTGGGGCCGTACCTGCCCGATCCCGACGTCGCCGCGTTGACCGCGGCCGACGTCGTCGACCTGCTGCCTCGGCCGCGCGCGGAGTCGGACAAGTACCGCCGGGGGGTCGTGGGCATCGCGGCGGGCAGCGAGCGGTTCACCGGCGCGGCCGTCCTCGCGGTGGGCGGCGCGCTCCGCGGGGGCGTGGGCATGGTGCGCTACGCCGGTCCCGCGACGCCCGCCGCGTACGTCAGGAGCCGCTGGCCCGAAGCGGTGGTGACGCCGCTGGAACATGCGCGGGACATCACGCGGGCCGGGCGGGTGCAGGCGTGGGTGCTCGGCCCGGGACTGGGCACCGACGACACCGCGCTGGAACTCGCCCGTTCGGTGCTGGCGAGCGACGTGCCGGTGCTGATGGACGCCGACGCGCTCACCCTGGCCGCGGCGCACCGGCGGCTGCTGCACCGCGACGCGCCCGTGCTGATCACCCCGCACGCGGGGGAGCTGGCGCGGCTTCTCGGCGTGCCGCGGGAGCGGATCGAGGCGGAACGGCTGGAGTACGCTCGCGCCGCAGCGGCGGAGCTGGGGGTGACGGTGCTGCTCAAGGGGTCCACGACGCTGGTCGCCGAGCAGCATCGTCCGGTGCGGATCAACACCACGGGCACGCCGTGGCTGGCCGCCGCGGGCACCGGCGATGTGCTCTCCGGTCTGGCGGGCGCGCTGCTGGCCGGGGGACTGAGCTGCTACGACGCGGCGTCCTGCGCCGCGTATCTGCATGGCGTCGCGGGCCGCGTCGCCGCGTCCGGCGCCCCGATCGCCGCGGGCGACGTCGCCGAGGCGATCCCCGCCGCCGTGCGTTCGCTCGTGCAGCAGGACGGCGTGCCGGAACCGGGGACGACGGGGAGGCCCCACCAGGTGGGTACGCCTGCCAAACTGAAAGGATGA
- the alr gene encoding alanine racemase: MSYPSEARVDTAAIRHNIAVLREHAGGVPLMAAVKADAYGHGLVPCAKVCVEAGAARLGTAFIEEALALRAGGVTAPVLSWIISSDDRLDDALLADVELSAGTVRLLDDIAAAARRTGRTARVHLKVDTGISRGGAPAARWPELVDRALAVQAEGTVEIVGIWSHMACADIPGHPSIEVQVQRFDEAVTLAEKAGACGSHVIRHLANSAATLTLPQTRYDMVRSGIAVYGLSPIPELGDFGLRPAMTLVTRITMAKRVPAGTGVSYGHMYVTDRETTLGQVPLGYADGVPRHGSGLLEVLAAGRRRRVAGRVCMDQFMIDVGDDPLSEGDEVILFGPGTNGEPTAQEWADALGTITHEIVTGIGARVRRVYV, from the coding sequence ATGAGTTACCCGAGCGAGGCGCGCGTCGACACCGCCGCCATCCGGCATAACATCGCCGTCCTGCGTGAGCACGCCGGCGGTGTTCCATTGATGGCGGCCGTGAAGGCCGACGCGTACGGCCACGGCCTGGTCCCCTGCGCCAAGGTGTGTGTCGAGGCGGGGGCGGCCCGGCTGGGCACCGCTTTCATCGAGGAGGCGCTCGCGCTCCGGGCGGGCGGTGTCACGGCGCCGGTCCTGTCCTGGATCATCTCCTCCGACGACCGGTTGGACGACGCGCTGCTGGCCGATGTGGAGCTGTCCGCGGGCACCGTCCGGCTGCTGGACGACATCGCCGCGGCGGCGCGGCGCACCGGCCGTACGGCTCGGGTGCATCTGAAGGTGGACACCGGGATCAGCCGCGGTGGCGCCCCCGCCGCGCGGTGGCCGGAGCTGGTGGATCGTGCGCTGGCCGTGCAGGCCGAGGGCACGGTCGAGATCGTCGGGATCTGGTCGCACATGGCGTGCGCCGACATCCCCGGCCACCCCTCCATCGAGGTGCAGGTGCAGCGGTTCGACGAGGCGGTGACCCTCGCGGAGAAGGCCGGCGCGTGCGGTTCCCACGTCATCCGTCACCTCGCCAACTCCGCGGCCACGCTCACGTTGCCGCAGACGCGCTACGACATGGTCCGTTCGGGTATCGCCGTGTACGGCTTGAGTCCGATCCCGGAGCTGGGGGACTTCGGGCTGCGCCCGGCGATGACGCTGGTGACGCGGATCACCATGGCCAAGCGGGTGCCGGCGGGGACGGGCGTGTCCTACGGCCACATGTACGTCACCGACCGGGAGACGACGCTCGGTCAGGTGCCGCTCGGGTACGCCGACGGCGTCCCGCGGCACGGCTCCGGCCTGCTCGAGGTGCTGGCCGCCGGCCGTCGGCGGCGGGTGGCGGGACGGGTGTGCATGGACCAGTTCATGATTGACGTGGGGGATGATCCGCTGTCGGAGGGGGACGAGGTGATCCTGTTCGGTCCGGGGACGAACGGCGAGCCGACCGCGCAGGAGTGGGCCGACGCCCTGGGCACGATCACCCATGAGATCGTGACGGGGATCGGCGCGCGCGTGCGGCGGGTGTACGTGTGA
- a CDS encoding alpha/beta fold hydrolase encodes MTRLRKFGVASAVVGAASAGLAGVAFAKRYVIGRIRLRPDPEASEPFGELRGREAPITTSDGVHLHVEIDGPEDAPLTVVFCHGYTLNLDSWHYQRRDLRDTYRLVLWDQRCHGRSKRTPTGDSSIDRLGDDLAEVLDAHVPGPCVLVGHSMGGMTIMALADRHPHLFRDRVRGVVLLSTSAGKLAELTLGLPAIVSKLLHKVGPAAVAALGRGGALVDRGRQAGHDISFLAVRLFGFGDSSNVSPTVVDFVESMIRTTPTEVIAEFYPALMSHDKLDALDVLDGVPTAVIVGEKDWLTPPDHSRAIAAAVPHAQLTEIPDTSHLAQLERPGVVNDAIRDLLKRAAGEE; translated from the coding sequence ATGACCAGACTGCGCAAGTTCGGTGTGGCGAGCGCGGTCGTCGGTGCGGCATCGGCGGGCCTGGCCGGGGTCGCCTTCGCCAAGCGCTACGTCATCGGGCGTATCCGCCTGCGTCCCGATCCGGAGGCGAGCGAGCCCTTCGGTGAACTGCGCGGTCGTGAGGCGCCGATCACGACGTCCGACGGCGTGCACCTCCACGTCGAGATCGACGGCCCGGAGGACGCCCCGCTGACCGTCGTCTTCTGCCACGGCTACACGCTGAACCTCGACTCCTGGCACTACCAGCGGCGCGACCTGCGTGACACCTACCGGCTGGTGCTGTGGGACCAGCGCTGCCACGGCCGCTCCAAGCGCACCCCCACCGGAGACAGCAGCATCGACCGGCTCGGCGACGACCTCGCCGAGGTGCTCGACGCCCACGTGCCCGGCCCGTGCGTCCTGGTCGGCCACTCGATGGGCGGCATGACGATCATGGCGCTCGCCGACCGCCACCCCCACCTGTTCCGCGATCGCGTTCGCGGCGTGGTGCTGCTGTCCACCTCGGCGGGCAAGCTCGCCGAGTTGACGCTCGGGCTGCCCGCGATCGTGTCGAAGCTGCTGCACAAGGTGGGGCCGGCCGCGGTCGCGGCGCTCGGCCGGGGCGGCGCGCTGGTCGACCGCGGCCGCCAGGCGGGCCACGACATCAGCTTCCTCGCGGTGCGGCTGTTCGGCTTCGGCGACTCCAGCAACGTCAGCCCCACCGTGGTCGACTTCGTCGAATCGATGATCCGGACCACCCCCACCGAGGTGATCGCCGAGTTCTACCCCGCCCTCATGTCGCACGACAAGCTGGACGCGCTCGACGTCCTCGACGGCGTGCCCACCGCCGTCATCGTGGGTGAGAAGGACTGGCTGACCCCGCCCGACCACAGCAGGGCCATCGCCGCGGCGGTGCCGCACGCCCAGCTCACCGAGATCCCCGACACCTCCCACCTGGCCCAGCTGGAGCGCCCCGGCGTGGTCAACGACGCCATCCGCGACCTGCTCAAGCGGGCGGCGGGAGAGGAGTGA
- the tsaE gene encoding tRNA (adenosine(37)-N6)-threonylcarbamoyltransferase complex ATPase subunit type 1 TsaE: MRALGAELAGALRAGDLVVLSGPLGAGKTTLVQGIAEGLKVRGPITSPTFVIARVHPSLAGGPPLVHVDAYRLGGELEVDDLDLDAAVEDSVTVVEWGEGLVEGLAEDRLEVAVERDAEGEERVVTIRPVGHRWAAPA; the protein is encoded by the coding sequence ATGCGCGCCCTCGGCGCGGAGCTGGCCGGTGCGCTGCGCGCAGGTGATCTGGTGGTGCTGTCCGGGCCGCTGGGCGCGGGCAAGACCACGCTGGTCCAGGGCATCGCCGAAGGCCTGAAGGTGCGTGGCCCGATCACCTCTCCGACCTTCGTGATCGCTCGGGTGCACCCGTCGCTGGCCGGTGGACCGCCGCTGGTGCACGTCGACGCCTACCGCCTCGGCGGTGAGCTGGAGGTCGACGACCTCGACCTCGACGCCGCGGTGGAGGACTCCGTGACGGTGGTCGAGTGGGGGGAGGGCCTGGTGGAGGGCCTGGCCGAGGACCGGCTGGAGGTCGCCGTGGAGCGCGACGCCGAAGGGGAGGAACGCGTCGTCACCATCCGCCCGGTCGGCCACCGCTGGGCGGCGCCCGCCTGA
- a CDS encoding class F sortase — MTGATRWTRVVVAGAITGIVMAVVVKPDDAGEKERNAAVVPRSLEIPAIDLEAPLMKLGMTDDGEVELPPYEKPDTAGWFKHSAVPGDDGASVIIGHVDTKTEPAVFFRLRHLRKGQKIRVERSDGEVAEYRVDSIERVPKERFPTRKVYIEPGLRLVTCGGEFDWSAGEYRDNVIVYASPVT, encoded by the coding sequence GTGACCGGTGCCACGCGCTGGACCCGTGTCGTCGTGGCGGGCGCGATCACGGGCATCGTGATGGCCGTCGTCGTCAAACCGGACGACGCCGGTGAGAAGGAGCGGAACGCGGCGGTCGTCCCGCGCAGCCTGGAGATCCCCGCGATCGACCTGGAAGCGCCGCTGATGAAGCTCGGCATGACCGACGACGGTGAAGTCGAGCTGCCGCCGTACGAGAAACCCGACACGGCGGGCTGGTTCAAGCACAGCGCCGTCCCCGGCGACGACGGCGCCTCCGTGATCATCGGTCATGTGGACACCAAGACCGAGCCCGCGGTGTTCTTCCGGCTGCGGCACCTGCGCAAGGGGCAGAAGATCCGGGTGGAGCGCAGCGACGGCGAGGTCGCCGAGTATCGCGTGGACTCCATCGAACGGGTCCCCAAGGAGCGCTTCCCCACCCGGAAGGTGTACATCGAGCCGGGGCTGCGCCTGGTGACCTGCGGCGGCGAGTTCGACTGGTCCGCTGGCGAGTACCGCGACAACGTCATCGTCTACGCCTCGCCCGTGACCTGA
- the tsaB gene encoding tRNA (adenosine(37)-N6)-threonylcarbamoyltransferase complex dimerization subunit type 1 TsaB encodes MLVLAFDTATPAVTAALHDGRKVIAESTTVDARRHGELLAPTIQAVLRDADAHLREVTAIVAGTGPGPYTGLRVGLATAQALSTALGVPAHGLCTLDAIAFDAGLSEPFLVATDARRKEVFWARYDDSRVRVAGPAVNRPADLPGELPLVGAGARLYADVLGAERIVPGSPEHPRAGALAELAVHRMAVGGDGLDRPRPVYLRRPDARVPGAPKRVTA; translated from the coding sequence GTGCTGGTCCTGGCTTTTGATACCGCGACCCCCGCCGTGACCGCGGCCCTGCACGACGGCCGGAAGGTGATCGCGGAGTCGACCACGGTCGACGCCCGCCGCCACGGCGAACTGCTCGCCCCCACGATCCAGGCCGTACTGCGCGATGCAGACGCCCACCTGCGCGAGGTCACCGCGATCGTCGCCGGGACGGGCCCGGGGCCGTACACCGGCCTGCGCGTCGGCCTGGCGACCGCGCAGGCGCTGTCCACGGCCCTCGGCGTGCCCGCCCACGGCCTGTGCACGCTCGACGCGATCGCCTTCGACGCGGGGCTGTCCGAGCCGTTCCTGGTGGCCACCGACGCCCGGCGTAAAGAGGTCTTCTGGGCCCGCTACGACGACTCCCGGGTCCGCGTCGCGGGCCCGGCCGTCAACCGTCCCGCCGACCTGCCGGGCGAGCTGCCGCTCGTCGGCGCGGGTGCGCGGCTGTACGCCGACGTCCTCGGCGCCGAGCGGATCGTCCCCGGCTCCCCCGAGCATCCGCGGGCAGGGGCGCTCGCCGAGCTGGCCGTCCACCGGATGGCCGTCGGCGGCGACGGGCTCGACCGGCCCCGACCCGTCTACCTGCGCCGCCCCGACGCCCGGGTGCCCGGTGCGCCGAAGAGGGTGACGGCGTGA
- the rimI gene encoding ribosomal protein S18-alanine N-acetyltransferase — protein sequence MTLADVPAVMEIERATFPRDAWSEGMLRGELADQPRTRHYVVAVLDGEIVGYAGLAAAGDQGDIQTIAVLERHRGTGIGGRMLRELLQEAERRQVDKVFLEVRADNPRARAVYTHFGFKEIGVRRGYYEDGTDAIMMMRKLNG from the coding sequence ATGACCCTGGCCGACGTGCCCGCCGTGATGGAGATCGAGCGAGCGACCTTCCCCCGCGACGCCTGGAGCGAGGGCATGCTCCGCGGCGAGCTGGCCGACCAGCCCCGCACCCGGCACTACGTGGTGGCGGTCCTGGACGGCGAGATCGTCGGGTATGCCGGGCTCGCCGCCGCGGGCGACCAGGGCGACATCCAGACCATCGCGGTCCTGGAGAGACACCGGGGCACCGGGATCGGCGGCCGGATGCTGAGGGAGCTGTTGCAGGAGGCCGAGCGACGGCAGGTCGACAAGGTCTTCCTGGAGGTGCGGGCGGACAACCCGCGCGCCCGCGCGGTCTACACGCATTTCGGTTTCAAGGAGATCGGCGTGCGCCGCGGCTACTACGAGGACGGTACCGACGCGATCATGATGATGAGGAAGCTCAATGGCTGA